CAGCGTGCTGGGTAACCTGACGTGGTTGATCGATTCCCAGCAGAGTCTGGATTTTGATGCAACGTATACTAAAGATGACCGTTTCGTCGACTGGAATAACTTTGGTACCACTGCTCATAATACACAAAAAATCGATCGCCTCGCTTTGGGACTCACACATAACGGTAGCTGGGATAATTTCGATACGCGGCTGCGCTACTACTACGAAAATATCGACTTAATGGACAACTCTCAGCTCAATGAAAGCGTAGCTGACATTACCCAGAATAATCAGACGGTTGATGGGCAGATTTCTGGCTATCTGGGAGACCATCTTCTGACCGGCGGCGGCGAATACCGCATAACGTCATTGGAACACAGCATGAACATGAAAGGCGGTAAAGTAGACGTCAATCAAAGCGCCCTTTTCCTGCAGGACGAGTTCAAGATTGCCGATTTAGCCCTCACCTTTGGTGGCCGCGTCGATCACCATGAGGTTTATGGAACCGAGTTCAGCCCACGTGCTTACGCCACTTATAGTTTAACCGACAACTGGGTGATCAAAGGCGGTGTCAATAAGGCATTTAAAGCCCCAACGCTGGCTCAATTTACCAAAGGCTATTCCAAAGCGGACTGCCGCATGTTCTGCCGGCGCATAGGCAATCCAGACCTCAAAGCAGAAACCTCTATCAGTTATGAAATCGGTACTGCCTATGAAGCTGAGAGCTTCGGCGGAGGCGTTACCTTATTTAATAATGATATCAAGGATATGATCCAAGCTGAGGCTTGGAATGGTGTCAGGTCTACTCCTCCAGCCAATCTTACTTATTACAACGTGAGTAAAGCACGAATTCAGGGGATTGAAACTTCATTCTGGATCGATCTGACAGAGGATTTGAACTGGACTACCAACTGGACGGTTGTCGATGCCGAAGATCGCACCACCAGAAAACGCCTGAAGCAAACCCCGAAAAATACGGTTAACACGCAGTTGAACTGGCAGGCACTGGATAACCTCTCAACCTATGTGTCCTATCAGTACACCAGTAACCAATATCTGCGCGATAAAGAAGTACTTAGAACCAGAGGCTTCAATACCGTGGATATCGGTGCCACCTATACGCCGGTTAAAAACGTAGACCTGAAACTGGGCCTCACGAACCTGACCAACGAAAAACGGGATTACGTTGCTACCAACAACGACTACTTCCTGTCTGGACGTACGGTGTACGGCGGCGTGAGCTATAAGTTCTGATGCCGATAGGTTCTGATCAATAACTCTAGCCCGCTAACGCGGGCTTTTTTAGCAGCAGATAAAGGTGGTGACGTCGTACTCTCTCAAGAGATACGCCCCTTTAAAACGGCGTCCGGCGTAAAACGTTGGCGTCAGATCGGTCAGCAGCTCCAGCTCAAACTCACGTTTGTTGATATCCAGCGCCACCAGCCTGGCATCCAGAAAATCGAAATAGTGCCTGACCTGCGGGTAAAGCGCCTTGAACAGGCTCTCTTTCGCCGAGAAACTTACCGTCAACAAGCAACAGAACGACTCCTCACGCTCCTGAAACCACTGGAATTCCTCGTCGCCAATGATGCCAGGCCACAGCGACTGCGCGCGTTCTTCGGAGATAAATCCTTCAATATCAACACCTACGCACGATAACTCATCGTTACGCAAATGGGCGGCACAGAGCACGCTGTCTTTGTTATGGCTGAGCGAACCGGCAATATTTCCCGGCCACTGCGGCGAGCGGTCTTCCCCGCTATGCAGAACAAAATCAGGATGTTCCAGTTTGCTCAACACGTGTTTGGCGACACAGCGCCCGGCCAGAAATTCGGCGCGGCGTTTCGGTACGGCGCGTTCTAGCGCGTCGGAGAAAGGAATGTTCGCCTCGGCAAAAAGCGCGTCGTCGTAGGCAGACAAATGGAAATGGCAGCGAGCAGTAATACCTGGGTAGGCGGCACCGTCCGTTGCCCGTGGAAAAGTAATCCATTCAACATCATCAATAAAAGCAGAAAGCATGTTGCTCCACTCAGGCAAGCATAACGCACCCGCATTCGGTAAATGCTACATAGGCTACGTTTAAACCCTGGAAAACGTAGGGGCTTAAACGAACAATGGGCGACTTTCGCCGCCCATCATCTCGCTACTGCAAGAATGCCTGGTTACATTTACAGGGCCAGGAAGAACCCTGCGATGCAGGCGCTCATCAGGTTAGAAAGCGTACCTGCCGCAACCGCTTTCAAACCAAAACGGGCAATATCCTGGCGCCGAGTCGGTGCCATACTGCCCAAACCTCCAATAAGAATAGCAATAGACGAAAGGTTAGCAAAGCCGCACAGCGCGAACGAAATCACAGCTTTGGTATGATCCGACAGAACCTGCAAACCCGCGGCCTGCACCACATCATCCGCTTTCAGATATTCACTGAAATTCATGTAAGCAACGAACTCATTGACGATCAGCTTCTGCCCAATAAAAGAGCCCGCCACGGTTGCTTCACTCCACGGAATACCAATCAGGAACGCGACAGGCGCAAAGCACCAGCCCAGAATCAGTTCCAGTGACAGCTGCGGGTAATCAAACCAGCCGCCGATACCGCCCAGAATACCGTTCAACACGGCGATCAAGGCGATAAACGCCAGCAGCATCGCGCCTACATTCAGCGCCAGTTGCATACCAGAAGCCGCACCGCTTGCCGCAGCATCAATAACGTTAGCGGGGCGATCGTCTTCATCGACAAAGCCGACCATCTTATCATGGTCGTGCGTTTTTTCCGTTTCCGGCACCATCAGTTTGGCGAACAGTAACCCGCCCGGCGCAGCCATAAAGGAGGCCGCAATCAGGTATTCCAACGGCACGCCCATCTGGGCATAGCCCGCCATCACCGCACCTGCAATCGACGCCAACCCGCCGCACATTACCGCAAACAGCTCTGACTGCGTCATGTTGGCAATATACGGACGGACCACCAGCGGCGCTTCCGTTTGGCCGACAAAGATATTGGCCGTTGCAGAAAGGGATTCAGTACGGGAGGTTCCCAACAGTTTCTGCAATCCGCCACCGAGTACCTTGATGACCAACTGCATAATGCCCATGTAGTACAACACGGCGATAAGGGAAGAGAAAAAGACGATAATCGGCAATACGCGGAGTGCGAAAACAAACCCACCACCGCCAAAAACTTCGAACATTTTGTCGGATACCAAACCGCCAAACATGAACGAAACGCCTTGATTTCCGTAGGCGATAACGTTTGCTACACCGCCCGTCAAACCTTCAAGAATCTTGCGGCCTACTGGTACATACAGCACCAGTGCACCGATACCGACCTGAAGAATGAAAGCACCGGCTACGGTGCGCAATCTGATAGCTTTACGGTTATTGGACAGCATAACCGCGCACAGTATCAGAACAATCATGCCGATGAGACTCATAACGAGTTGCATGTGCAGTTCCCTATAACGCGTGAAAAAAGTGAGAGCATAATAAAAATCGTGTCGTCAGAGCGGTAAGCACGCGCTGGCGAGCCGATTATAGAGATAGGCCCGTAAAGGTCGCTAATTTATGTCACAAATACATACAACATCGAACAGTCCAAAACACCAAAAAGTGATCTTCATCACAATTTTATGGATGATATATGAAATCGAAATGACTGTTCTGTCTGCTGTTGCACAGAAATAAGAGAAAAGCGAAAGCAAACAGGCTTCCGCTTTAGGGGAAGGGTTTCAGCATAACGGTAGCAGTGTTAGGTCGGGGTAAGTCGCCCAAACAGCCTGAACGAATTCTGCCACAGCGCCTCAGCAATCTCTTCAGGCGGCTCTGCACGTAGCTCACACAGCGTTTGAAACGCGCACGAAATACGCTCGGGTCGATTGGGCTGCCCCTGATAGCCACTCATCGGCATATCGGGCGCGTCAGTTTCCAGCAGCAGCCGATCTAACGGCAGCCGCGCGATCGCCTGACGCGTTTTATTCGCTCTGTCATAAGTAATGGTTCCTCCCACGCCGATGTAGTAGCCCAACCGGATAAAGGCCTGCGCCTGCGCCAGGCTGCCTGCAAACCCATGAACTACGCCAGTACGCGGCACGTCGATACGGCGGAGCAATTGCGCCAGCCTGTCGTGACTGCGTCGCGAGTGCAGGATCGTCGGGAGATCGTATTTTTTCGCCAGCCGAAGCTGAGCCTCAAGAAAGGTAAGCTGTCGCTCAAACTGCGGTTCCGGCATATAGAGATCCAACCCAATTTCCCCCACCGCCACCAGCGTTACAGGCCGCTGGCGCAGTTCCTCTTCCAGACGGAGCAGGTCGCTTTCCTGATGTTCAGCGATATAAAGCGGGTGAAGACCCAGTGCGGCATAAAGTGGAGAGTAGGTGCGAGCGAGCGTCAACACGCGCTCAAAATGCTGAGAAGCCACAGCCGGAATAATGATGCGCTCAACCCCAGCGTCTTGCGCCAGACGTAAGCTTTCCGGTGCATCATCATAAAAGAGGGGAAAATCGAAATGACAGTGGGTGTCGATAAAGCGGTGTCGTTCAGAAAGCACGTTGCTTCTCTCCGTCAAGATTAGGCCCGTCAATATGAGGCGACCTAATCTACGTCCAAGGACTATCCTGCCAAAGCCTCATGGCAGAATCGGACTTGTCGTTGCGGTGAAGCCTCAGTGTAACGTGGTTTTCTCTGAGGATACCTCTTCGTGCGCTTTTCCGTAACCCTCTTGCAAGACGCCGGACAGGTAATCATTACTCCCTTCCAGCCAGGCACAGTCGCTGTCAAACCAATCAGCCCACAGCGCCAGAAAATTCCCTTTCCACTGTTTCCATTTGCCAACAACGATATCGCTATTCATCATGACCCTCCTGATAAACTGTCGAAATGCAGCAAATACGCGAGTCGTATTAGTCAAAGGTAGTGTGCCGGTAAAATATGACAGCCGCGTGGCGCGGCTGTGTGCTCTGTATGACATTTCTTTCTATGGAGAAAGAATGAAAGAAGGTGCTGTGCTACGGCCGTTTCCGACCCGTGAACAAGCTAACCAGGAACAGAATAATACCGACCACAAAGACGATTTTCGCCGCGCCAGCTGCTGTACCGGCCAATCCGCCGAAGCCCAGTGCTGCCGCGATCAGTGCGATGACTAAAAATATAATGCCCCAACGAAACATACGCTCTCCTTACCAGACAAAAAATGAAAAATAATGGTGGTCATCCTGACGCGCTTCATGCGTCCTGACTGCGTATCCACAGATGGTATTTTATTATGCGGATTAGGTGGAGTTACCCGCTAAGACGGATAACCCCATGTGAAATGGCTATTATTTAACAGTCAGGTCGTTCTTGACGCTTTTCACGCCGTCAACGGCCTTCGCAATACTTTCAGCCCGATCGGACTGCGCTTTGTTGTCCACTTCACCGCTCAGTAGCACAACGCCAGTCTGAGTTTCGACTTTCACTTTACGTGACGGAACAATGTCATCCGCCAGCAGTTTGGCCTTAATCGTGCTGGTCACCACTGCATCATCGGCATAAGCGCCAACCGATTGTGATTGATTATCTTTAACCTGCAGTTTGTCGCTAACGGATTGCACGCCCTCAACCTGGGTGGCAATTTCCACCGCTCGGGTGCTGAGTGCCTGGCTACCGACAAAGCCACTCAGTGTGACGACACCTTTTGACGTTTCAACTGAAATATCGCTGCTGGTAATGGATTTATCTTCCAGCAACGCACTCTTCACTTTTGCCGTGACAGCACTGTCACTCATGTAGCCAGATGCTTTATTGGCGGAGCTATCGATTTTTGCACCAGTTGTATCCGCGATACGATCTACTTTCTGCCCTAATGTTTCTTCTGCCATAGCACCGCCAGCCAGAATAGAACCCAGAGCAACTACGATCAGCGATTGTGTCAATGTGGTCTTTTTCATCGATGTCTTCCTTCTTATGCTTTTCTCTAAGCCCGACACAGTCTGTGTGAGCCACGTTAACGCCTGCACCGTCATCAGCAAATCAAGGTGATAATGACGTTACCAATACTCCGATGATTCTCTCTTCTTACATAAAAAATCAGAGCATTAAATTGCAAAGGCGAAAAAAATCAAAATAATGAACCAACTTAGATTACGTTAACAGTTGAACAAGCCAAGTCAGTTAACACGCTGTTAACTATAGCCTACAGAATGGAAAATCACAGGGGAGCAAGGGAATATGCGCAGCAATTCAGATTTGTCTGTTGCACTGAAGCGAGAAATCACAGTAGGGAAAAAACTAGGGTAATACATTGTTTTTAAATACATTTAAAAATAAAAACACCCGGCACTTTTGGCCTAAAGCCAAGCATAACCGGGTGATAATTATTTTAACAATGTGGTCAAGATGTAAACACCACAGTCACGATGATTTTCATGAAATCGTAGCGCCACCGCTCAAAATTAATGCTCGCGCGTTTGGTGGAACGTTACTTCTGGATAGCGCTCCCGCGTCAGGTTCAGGTTCACCATCGTCGGAGCAACGTAGGCCAGATTATCTCCGCCATCGAGTGCCAGATGCAGTTCGTTCTTACGCTTAAATTCCTCGAATTTCTTCACATCGCTGCACTCAACCCAGCGCGCGGTAGAAACGTTCACCGACTCGTAAATCGCCTCAACATTGTATTCCGTTTTCAGACGGGCAACGACCACATCAAACTGCAGCACACCGACCGCCCCAACGATCAGATCGTTGTTGGTCAGTGGACGGAAGACCTGCACCGCACCTTCCTCGGACAGCTGTACCAGCCCTTTAAGCAGCTGTTTCTGCTTGAGCGGGTCACGCAGGCGGATACGACGGAATAGTTCCGGCGCAAAGTTGGGGATACCGGTGAATTTCATGTCTTCACCCTGTGTAAACGTATCGCCAATCTGGATAGTGCCGTGGTTATGTAACCCGATGATATCGCCGGGGTAGGCTTCTTCAATGTGGGAACGGTCACCTGCCATAAAGGTCAGCGCATCTGAAATCACCACGTCTTTGCCCGTACGCACCTGACGCAGCTTCATGCTCTTTTCATATCTCCCGGACACCACGCGCATAAACGCCACGCGGTCACGGTGTTTCGGGTCCATATTGGCCTGAATCTTGAACACAAAGCCGGTGAATTTCTCTTCCGCTGCCGTCACTTCACGGGTATCCGTTTTACGCGGCATCGGCGCAGGAGCCCAGGCGACTAAGCCGTCCAGCATATGGTCAACGCCGAAGTTACCTAGCGCCGTACCAAAGAAGACCGGCGTCAGTTCACCAGCCAGAAACGCGTCCAGCTCAAATTCGTGCGATGCCCCTTGCACCAGCTCCAGCTCTTCACGCAATTGCGCAGCCAGCTCTTCGCCAACGGCAGTATCCAGTTCCGGGTTATTCAGCCCTTTAACGATGCGCACTTCCTGAATCGTATGGCCTTTACCGGTCTGATACAGATAGGTTTCGTCTTTATAAAGGTGGTACACGCCTTTGAACAATTTGCCGCAGCCAATCGGCCAGGTAATTGGCGCACAGGCAATCTTAAGCTCGCTCTCGACTTCATCCAGCACTTCCATCGGATCGCGGATGTCACGGTCAAGTTTGTTCATGAACGTCAGAATCGGAGTGTCGCGCAGACGAGTAACTTCCATCAGCTTACGCGTACGATCTTCGACGCCTTTTGCGGCATCGATCACCATCAGGCAGCAGTCCACCGCCGTCAGCGTACGATAGGTATCTTCGGAGAAGTCTTCGTGGCCTGGGGTATCCAGCAGATTCACCAGGCAATCACGGTAGGGAAACTGCATCACGGAAGTGGTGATGGAGATACCACGCTGCTTTTCCATCTCCATCCAGTCGGATTTCGCATGTTGGTTCGAACCACGCCCTTTTACCGTACCGGCAGTCTGGATCGCCTGTCCGAACAGTAGGACCTTTTCGGTAATCGTGGTTTTACCGGCATCGGGGTGAGAAATGATAGCGAACGTTCTTCTTTTCGAGACTTCGCGGGCGTATTCACTTGGAGACATGATTTTCAGGTTTCTTTTGTTAGCCACCCGGCGTCAGCATCAAGTCAACAACACACCGATGTCAGATCGTCAGGCAAAGCGGAAATAAACTGTAGCCGAGCATTTTCCCTGATTTAACGTGCGGACACAATCGGTGATGGCATAAACCGCGCAGAGACATCATGCCCGTCGTCACCGTTCTGATACCGTTATCAACAATTACGCCATAAATCATTTATAAAGTTATCATTTATCTTTGCCGATAATATTTGGGTCAACATTTAACCACTTGATCGCACTTAAGGAGAGAGTATGAGCTTGTCTGTAAATAATACGGGTTATAGCAATTCTCAGGCCCAAAGCACCGCGACATCATCGGCTACAGCACAGTCAGCGACAGAAAAATCGACAACGGCAGAGCCCACCACAACAAACAGTGACAGCATAAAAGTCGTCGATCCTATTACCGGAAAAACCATCACCTTCCCCAGCAATATAAAAATCTCTGCGGAAGCGATGGCACGATTGAAAGAAAATGCCAGCAAGCCCCCCTCTTCCTCCTTGACTGAGGAGGAGAAAAGTAAAGCGCTAGAGGATATCCTTAAAACGCGGAATCTCATTCAGCAAAGCAACACGACCAATACTAACCTAGGCATCAAGTTATCTATTGACCCCATCGGTACAAACGAAATGGCGCTTGAGCTCTGGTCAAATAACCTCAAAGAAGACAGCGGCATTAGTAAAGAAGAGTTTGTCGGCCTGGTTCATCAGGCACTGTCTAAACCATCTGATGTGACAACATGGAGCTATACCACCGATAGCATAGAAATCACGCTAAAAGCCGCAAAGCTGGAAGAACTCAAAAACCGCTATGTGGATAGCAGCGCTCACCAGAAAGCCGATCAAGATATTCAGGATTTCATCAAATACCAGTCTGATGCGCTGAGTAACCTGGAAAAAAACATTCTGCAAGATGAGTATCAGCGCAGCGTCGATACGGGAGACACCGATAAGGCGAACGCGACTTTTCTGGAATTGCAAAAAAATGCGGAAGGCACATCGGCCACGCAGGTTCAACGGCAGCAAATACTTTCTCTGGCAGCCTCAAAGCGTGCGGATTCCTTGTTCGACAGCTTTCGCAGCTATATCTCTGCCACCACGGCTGATCGCTATACCAAGAACGATCATCTCTCGGTAGTCAGCAAACTTCAGACACACTGGCTTCAGTTCCAGCAGCAATTGAAATAGCCTCGTCACGCTCCGTACAAACCAAACGTTTGTACGGAGTGACCGTCCGCGTATCAGAGGCTTTTGTCTTCCCCGTCTTTTTTCACTACAACGCTGCCATCCGGTTGCGTCTCGCTCTCCGCCTCATCATCTTCTTTCACTGGCGTACTCGCAGTGAGAAGGTAAGGCGACTGCTGCCAGCGGGTACGGCGATTCTGCAACAGCGTGCGGGTCAGAATGATGCCGATAGCCAGTGAAAGCAAAATCATCAGACGCAGAATATTGGTGGTGTTATCGACCTGTCTGGCTTCGGTCGCCAGCACATGAGTATCTAAGGTAATCCGTAGGAAGCCGATCGGCCCTTCTTTTCCCTCAATCGGCTGCACCAGTTGATGGTTAAAGTAGCTACCGACCCGATTACCGTCCAGCGCCAGCCTGTCTCTCAGTTGCACCTGCTCACCGATATGCGCCACCAGCGAGCCGTCCTGTTGATACACACCGGCATCCAGAATGCGGCTGTGATCGGTAAGCTGTTTGAGGATGGTATTAATTTTTTGACTATTATCATCCGCGCTGCCCATCAGCGGAGAAAGGCTGTAGGCCACCTGTCTGGAGAGCGTACGCGCCAGATCTTCAACCTGTTCAGATCGCGCCATCTGGTGGCTCAAACTGAAATAGGACGCACCTTGCATTAATACCACTAGCAGAGCGAGGCAAATCAGCACAATTGCCGTGCGGTGTAGACGAAATTTCACCCGGGCGCGAACCATGATAATCCTTACACGATTTGGATACTTTCATGTTGCCAGAAGCGCCGACGATAGGATAGCTTGTTGCCCAGTTTTTGGAGGGATATGTTTGGTCGACGCCACATCCCTCTTTATCGCACGACTTTATCGCACTACTGCCAGCAGAGGATTTACCCCATGTCGAATAGTCTGACCTATCGTGATCTCCCTGATGAGATCAACTGTTGGCCGGGACTGCCACTATCACTGAGCGGTGACGAAGTGATGCCGCTTGACTACCGCGCAGGCGACACCGGCTGGTTGATCTACAGCGACGTCCTCGATAAGAACCTGATTTCCCGCTACCAGCGTAAGCTGGGAAGCGCGATGGT
The nucleotide sequence above comes from Pectobacterium brasiliense. Encoded proteins:
- a CDS encoding 4'-phosphopantetheinyl transferase family protein — protein: MLSAFIDDVEWITFPRATDGAAYPGITARCHFHLSAYDDALFAEANIPFSDALERAVPKRRAEFLAGRCVAKHVLSKLEHPDFVLHSGEDRSPQWPGNIAGSLSHNKDSVLCAAHLRNDELSCVGVDIEGFISEERAQSLWPGIIGDEEFQWFQEREESFCCLLTVSFSAKESLFKALYPQVRHYFDFLDARLVALDINKREFELELLTDLTPTFYAGRRFKGAYLLREYDVTTFICC
- a CDS encoding metal-dependent hydrolase: MLSERHRFIDTHCHFDFPLFYDDAPESLRLAQDAGVERIIIPAVASQHFERVLTLARTYSPLYAALGLHPLYIAEHQESDLLRLEEELRQRPVTLVAVGEIGLDLYMPEPQFERQLTFLEAQLRLAKKYDLPTILHSRRSHDRLAQLLRRIDVPRTGVVHGFAGSLAQAQAFIRLGYYIGVGGTITYDRANKTRQAIARLPLDRLLLETDAPDMPMSGYQGQPNRPERISCAFQTLCELRAEPPEEIAEALWQNSFRLFGRLTPT
- a CDS encoding DUF1328 domain-containing protein; translated protein: MFRWGIIFLVIALIAAALGFGGLAGTAAGAAKIVFVVGIILFLVSLFTGRKRP
- a CDS encoding YtjB family periplasmic protein, with translation MVRARVKFRLHRTAIVLICLALLVVLMQGASYFSLSHQMARSEQVEDLARTLSRQVAYSLSPLMGSADDNSQKINTILKQLTDHSRILDAGVYQQDGSLVAHIGEQVQLRDRLALDGNRVGSYFNHQLVQPIEGKEGPIGFLRITLDTHVLATEARQVDNTTNILRLMILLSLAIGIILTRTLLQNRRTRWQQSPYLLTASTPVKEDDEAESETQPDGSVVVKKDGEDKSL
- a CDS encoding NupC/NupG family nucleoside CNT transporter; translation: MQLVMSLIGMIVLILCAVMLSNNRKAIRLRTVAGAFILQVGIGALVLYVPVGRKILEGLTGGVANVIAYGNQGVSFMFGGLVSDKMFEVFGGGGFVFALRVLPIIVFFSSLIAVLYYMGIMQLVIKVLGGGLQKLLGTSRTESLSATANIFVGQTEAPLVVRPYIANMTQSELFAVMCGGLASIAGAVMAGYAQMGVPLEYLIAASFMAAPGGLLFAKLMVPETEKTHDHDKMVGFVDEDDRPANVIDAAASGAASGMQLALNVGAMLLAFIALIAVLNGILGGIGGWFDYPQLSLELILGWCFAPVAFLIGIPWSEATVAGSFIGQKLIVNEFVAYMNFSEYLKADDVVQAAGLQVLSDHTKAVISFALCGFANLSSIAILIGGLGSMAPTRRQDIARFGLKAVAAGTLSNLMSACIAGFFLAL
- the osmY gene encoding molecular chaperone OsmY, with product MKKTTLTQSLIVVALGSILAGGAMAEETLGQKVDRIADTTGAKIDSSANKASGYMSDSAVTAKVKSALLEDKSITSSDISVETSKGVVTLSGFVGSQALSTRAVEIATQVEGVQSVSDKLQVKDNQSQSVGAYADDAVVTSTIKAKLLADDIVPSRKVKVETQTGVVLLSGEVDNKAQSDRAESIAKAVDGVKSVKNDLTVK
- the prfC gene encoding peptide chain release factor 3, which translates into the protein MSPSEYAREVSKRRTFAIISHPDAGKTTITEKVLLFGQAIQTAGTVKGRGSNQHAKSDWMEMEKQRGISITTSVMQFPYRDCLVNLLDTPGHEDFSEDTYRTLTAVDCCLMVIDAAKGVEDRTRKLMEVTRLRDTPILTFMNKLDRDIRDPMEVLDEVESELKIACAPITWPIGCGKLFKGVYHLYKDETYLYQTGKGHTIQEVRIVKGLNNPELDTAVGEELAAQLREELELVQGASHEFELDAFLAGELTPVFFGTALGNFGVDHMLDGLVAWAPAPMPRKTDTREVTAAEEKFTGFVFKIQANMDPKHRDRVAFMRVVSGRYEKSMKLRQVRTGKDVVISDALTFMAGDRSHIEEAYPGDIIGLHNHGTIQIGDTFTQGEDMKFTGIPNFAPELFRRIRLRDPLKQKQLLKGLVQLSEEGAVQVFRPLTNNDLIVGAVGVLQFDVVVARLKTEYNVEAIYESVNVSTARWVECSDVKKFEEFKRKNELHLALDGGDNLAYVAPTMVNLNLTRERYPEVTFHQTREH
- a CDS encoding CsbD family protein, with translation MNSDIVVGKWKQWKGNFLALWADWFDSDCAWLEGSNDYLSGVLQEGYGKAHEEVSSEKTTLH
- a CDS encoding TonB-dependent receptor domain-containing protein, whose amino-acid sequence is MQLKSESRFSHHHFPHSKVYRALLVTGLLALPALAQAENAADEKIVVTATQTKHTTLSAPASVSVITSAELEKMSVNNVSDAVKKLPGININPSTSYGRNEIKIRGMRADYTLLLVNGRRINSQESLATDMGNDFDLSSIPMSAIERIEVIRGPMSSLYGADALGGVVNVILRQPGEKVAGEIGYNFQAPTEGSGGDNNRLNGYVSGPLIENTLLGSLVVDGGKRDAWRTEQSKNRNSDALEKRDNYSVLGNLTWLIDSQQSLDFDATYTKDDRFVDWNNFGTTAHNTQKIDRLALGLTHNGSWDNFDTRLRYYYENIDLMDNSQLNESVADITQNNQTVDGQISGYLGDHLLTGGGEYRITSLEHSMNMKGGKVDVNQSALFLQDEFKIADLALTFGGRVDHHEVYGTEFSPRAYATYSLTDNWVIKGGVNKAFKAPTLAQFTKGYSKADCRMFCRRIGNPDLKAETSISYEIGTAYEAESFGGGVTLFNNDIKDMIQAEAWNGVRSTPPANLTYYNVSKARIQGIETSFWIDLTEDLNWTTNWTVVDAEDRTTRKRLKQTPKNTVNTQLNWQALDNLSTYVSYQYTSNQYLRDKEVLRTRGFNTVDIGATYTPVKNVDLKLGLTNLTNEKRDYVATNNDYFLSGRTVYGGVSYKF